The following proteins are co-located in the Dyadobacter chenwenxiniae genome:
- a CDS encoding sugar MFS transporter: MNNKNSYLGPLFMIGVIFFVMGFITWVNGTLITFFKKAFSLDNTSSYLVTFAFFISYTIMAIPCSYVVKKTGFKNGMSLALLVMAAGTLIFIPAAEMASYPVFLVGLFTIGIGLTVLQTSSNPYATILGPRESAAQRISIMGIANKSAGILSQVIIGKLLLSGASSTDPKAELDKVVVPYLVLTAVLVGLAILIRMSKGLVEVSEEEETPVGALPVVEKKSVFQFPNLVLGVIALFCYVGVEVIAGDTIINYGVSLGFAEEEARLFGTYTLGGMMFGYVLGIVLIPKYVSQQAYLMFSAVLGMVVTIAAIFTTGFTSVLCIAILGFANAVIWPALWPLALSGLGKFTKIASALLVMGISGGAVMPLVYGGIADYIKDEQQAYWVMVPLYMFILYFGLIGHKKKSW; encoded by the coding sequence ATGAACAACAAGAACAGCTACCTTGGCCCTCTCTTTATGATTGGCGTTATATTTTTTGTGATGGGTTTCATCACTTGGGTTAACGGCACATTAATAACATTTTTCAAAAAAGCATTCTCCCTTGACAACACCAGTTCCTATCTGGTAACATTCGCCTTTTTTATTTCCTACACGATCATGGCGATTCCCTGTTCCTATGTTGTAAAAAAGACCGGTTTTAAAAATGGAATGTCGCTGGCCCTTCTTGTAATGGCTGCCGGAACATTGATTTTTATCCCGGCTGCTGAAATGGCTTCCTACCCTGTATTTCTGGTGGGACTTTTCACAATCGGGATTGGGCTTACCGTTCTGCAGACCTCTTCAAACCCATATGCTACGATCCTTGGGCCACGGGAAAGTGCTGCGCAACGGATCAGTATTATGGGAATTGCGAACAAATCGGCCGGGATCCTCAGCCAGGTGATCATTGGTAAATTGCTTTTATCGGGCGCTAGCTCAACAGATCCGAAAGCAGAGCTGGACAAAGTGGTTGTTCCCTATCTCGTTCTGACGGCAGTTTTGGTCGGCTTGGCAATTCTGATTCGCATGTCGAAAGGTTTGGTTGAAGTAAGCGAAGAGGAAGAAACGCCGGTTGGAGCATTGCCCGTTGTAGAAAAGAAGAGCGTTTTTCAGTTTCCTAACCTTGTGCTCGGCGTAATAGCATTGTTTTGCTACGTGGGTGTTGAAGTGATTGCAGGAGATACGATTATCAACTATGGCGTTTCGCTGGGCTTTGCAGAAGAAGAAGCCAGGCTTTTCGGAACATATACATTGGGCGGAATGATGTTTGGCTACGTTTTAGGCATTGTTTTGATTCCCAAATATGTTTCCCAACAGGCATATCTTATGTTTTCAGCCGTTCTAGGAATGGTTGTGACCATTGCCGCGATCTTCACAACAGGTTTTACTTCCGTGCTTTGCATTGCCATTTTAGGGTTTGCCAATGCGGTGATCTGGCCGGCATTGTGGCCTTTGGCTTTGAGCGGGCTAGGTAAATTTACCAAAATTGCCTCTGCATTATTGGTAATGGGAATATCCGGTGGTGCGGTAATGCCATTGGTTTACGGCGGCATTGCAGATTACATTAAAGACGAACAGCAGGCCTATTGGGTTATGGTTCCATTGTATATGTTTATCCTGTATTTCGGTCTGATTGGCCATAAAAAGAAAAGCTGGTAG
- a CDS encoding GHMP family kinase ATP-binding protein — MRISTPGRICLFGEHQDYLGLPVIAAAISRRISIDGHYRDDSKIILHLPDLGLKEEFSLHDTFPYVVQRDYFRSTINILKRKGLTFSKGFECVIQGNIPINSGTSSSSALIVSWAHFLDKMSDNPVGFSQKELGEIANAAEVLEFGEPGGMMDHYSTAIGHVIYLESTPIIHVEALTPTLGTFVLGDSLEPKDTLGILARCRYGMEDVIKKVSNYDPEFSIFTTPFDNWIDYKAQLTDDELSLLKANLEDRDILVEGKVLLTQSIHIPVNEEFDKHFGGLLYKHYENLRDHKRTSTPKIERMMNAALSAGALGGKINGSGGGGCMFVYAPTKAEEVAEAIEKEGGKSYIITVDSGTRIEN, encoded by the coding sequence ATGAGGATTTCGACCCCGGGCCGTATATGTTTATTTGGTGAACATCAGGATTATCTTGGCTTACCTGTCATTGCAGCAGCCATTTCGCGCAGGATCAGCATCGACGGACATTACCGGGATGACAGCAAAATCATCCTGCATTTGCCCGATCTTGGGCTGAAAGAGGAATTTTCACTCCATGACACATTTCCATACGTGGTGCAGCGGGATTATTTCCGCAGCACCATTAATATTTTAAAACGGAAGGGTTTAACATTCTCAAAAGGCTTTGAATGTGTTATACAGGGTAATATTCCAATTAATTCAGGAACGTCGAGCTCCTCCGCACTCATTGTTTCCTGGGCACATTTTCTGGATAAAATGAGCGATAACCCGGTTGGTTTTTCCCAAAAAGAACTGGGCGAAATTGCTAATGCTGCAGAGGTGCTCGAATTTGGGGAACCGGGCGGCATGATGGATCATTATTCGACAGCCATCGGCCATGTGATTTACCTGGAATCGACACCCATTATCCACGTTGAAGCACTGACTCCGACGCTCGGAACATTCGTTCTAGGTGACTCTTTGGAGCCAAAAGACACATTAGGAATTCTGGCGCGCTGCCGTTATGGAATGGAAGATGTGATCAAAAAAGTCTCCAATTACGATCCCGAATTCTCCATTTTCACCACGCCTTTTGACAATTGGATTGATTATAAAGCGCAGCTTACCGACGATGAACTGAGTCTTTTAAAAGCGAATCTGGAAGACCGCGACATTCTTGTTGAAGGGAAAGTTTTGTTAACGCAAAGTATCCATATCCCTGTTAATGAGGAATTTGACAAACATTTCGGCGGGCTGCTTTACAAACACTACGAAAACCTGCGCGACCATAAAAGAACTTCAACACCCAAAATCGAGCGCATGATGAATGCTGCATTATCTGCTGGCGCATTAGGCGGCAAGATCAATGGCTCGGGCGGTGGCGGTTGCATGTTTGTGTATGCGCCCACGAAGGCAGAAGAAGTGGCCGAAGCCATTGAAAAAGAAGGCGGGAAAAGTTACATTATCACCGTTGATTCAGGAACGCGGATCGAAAACTGA
- the ispG gene encoding (E)-4-hydroxy-3-methylbut-2-enyl-diphosphate synthase produces the protein MAVVTASEKTTNLYCPSLTAYNRRKTITINIGDLPMGSDYPIRVQSMTTVDTMDTQGSIDEVIRMVDSGCEYVRITAPSVKEAQNLENIRNGLRKLGINVPLIADIHFTPNAAELAARIVEKVRINPGNYADRKRFEIIDYTDASYAAELERIREKFIPLVRICKEYGTAMRIGTNHGSLSDRILSRYGDTPLGMVESALEFLRICEEFNYFNIALSMKSSNTQVMVEAYRLLVQRLDEEGLKPYPLHLGVTEAGEAEDGRIKSAVGIGTLLEDGLGDTVRVSLTEAPEKEAPVARALIQRYANRTPHGYIEPVESCPINPFQYTRRDTKEVYNIGHLNVPRVIADYSNIHVTQLEDLKSVGHFFLPVPDKWAMNDQGADFIYSGKNPAPFMLPNGLREILDFEQWLTHENAVNKFPLFEAGEWLEIDKTSVSPQLNFIKGTIHSLDDLLLESIRLATNVVLLIHTDNAHAMPELRRFFYKLVEKGIKVPVVVQCDYASDLGDELTLYSATDIGGLLVDGFGDGVLLQPSFPTHITHADMLKSAASFNSIAFGILQAARTRMSKTEYISCPSCGRTLFDLQETTAMIRKHTEHLKGVKIGIMGCIVNGPGEMADADYGYVGMGKDKIALYRGQEVIKRSVTAARAVEELIGLIREDGRWIEPDEREILV, from the coding sequence ATGGCAGTAGTTACAGCTTCTGAAAAAACGACAAATCTTTACTGTCCCTCACTGACAGCATATAACAGGCGAAAAACCATCACAATAAACATCGGCGACCTCCCCATGGGCTCCGATTATCCCATCCGCGTCCAGTCCATGACAACCGTTGATACCATGGATACGCAAGGTTCCATTGACGAAGTGATCCGCATGGTGGATTCGGGTTGTGAATATGTGCGCATCACCGCGCCCAGTGTGAAGGAAGCGCAAAATCTTGAAAACATACGGAACGGCCTGCGCAAGCTTGGTATTAATGTTCCCCTGATCGCCGATATACATTTCACGCCTAATGCAGCTGAACTTGCCGCCAGGATCGTTGAAAAAGTAAGGATTAATCCAGGTAATTATGCAGACCGCAAGCGTTTCGAAATCATCGATTACACCGACGCTTCCTATGCCGCAGAACTGGAAAGAATTCGGGAAAAATTCATCCCGCTGGTCCGCATATGCAAGGAGTACGGCACAGCCATGCGAATTGGGACAAACCACGGTTCGCTGTCCGACCGGATATTAAGCCGTTATGGCGACACACCACTCGGAATGGTTGAATCTGCGCTGGAATTTTTGCGCATTTGTGAAGAGTTTAATTATTTTAACATTGCGCTTTCCATGAAATCCAGCAATACGCAGGTCATGGTGGAAGCCTATCGTTTGCTTGTGCAGCGTCTGGACGAAGAAGGGTTGAAGCCTTATCCGCTGCATTTGGGCGTTACGGAAGCCGGGGAAGCAGAAGATGGCAGGATTAAGTCTGCAGTCGGCATTGGCACATTGCTTGAAGATGGTCTTGGCGATACGGTGCGGGTTTCTCTAACCGAAGCGCCTGAAAAGGAGGCTCCTGTGGCCCGTGCCTTGATCCAGCGATATGCGAATCGTACGCCGCACGGATATATTGAACCCGTTGAATCCTGCCCGATTAATCCATTCCAATATACAAGAAGAGATACAAAGGAAGTTTATAACATTGGTCATTTGAATGTGCCGCGTGTTATTGCGGATTATTCTAATATCCACGTAACCCAGCTGGAAGACCTTAAAAGCGTTGGACATTTCTTTCTGCCTGTGCCTGACAAATGGGCGATGAATGATCAGGGAGCTGATTTTATATATTCCGGAAAAAATCCTGCGCCTTTCATGCTGCCCAACGGATTGCGTGAAATCCTGGATTTTGAGCAATGGTTAACGCACGAAAATGCAGTTAACAAATTTCCACTTTTCGAAGCAGGAGAATGGCTTGAAATTGATAAAACAAGCGTTTCCCCACAGTTGAATTTTATCAAGGGAACCATTCATTCGCTCGACGATTTGCTCCTTGAAAGCATCCGGTTAGCAACAAATGTTGTCCTCCTAATCCACACGGACAATGCACACGCGATGCCCGAACTTCGCCGGTTCTTCTATAAACTGGTTGAAAAAGGCATTAAAGTTCCCGTGGTCGTACAGTGCGATTACGCGAGTGATTTGGGCGACGAGCTTACATTATACTCAGCCACCGACATCGGCGGCTTGCTCGTGGATGGCTTTGGGGACGGCGTGTTACTGCAGCCATCCTTTCCAACGCATATCACCCATGCCGATATGCTCAAATCTGCCGCATCCTTCAACAGCATTGCATTCGGCATTTTACAGGCTGCGAGAACCCGGATGTCAAAAACGGAATACATTTCCTGCCCGTCCTGCGGCAGAACACTTTTCGATTTGCAGGAAACGACGGCAATGATCCGCAAGCACACGGAACATTTGAAAGGTGTGAAAATCGGCATTATGGGCTGCATCGTAAACGGACCGGGTGAAATGGCGGATGCGGATTACGGCTATGTGGGGATGGGCAAGGATAAAATCGCTTTGTATCGTGGTCAGGAAGTAATCAAAAGATCGGTTACGGCGGCCAGGGCTGTGGAGGAATTAATTGGCTTAATACGTGAAGACGGCCGCTGGATTGAGCCGGATGAGCGGGAAATATTGGTTTAG
- a CDS encoding DUF6728 family protein: MKRYFQLGDVFGYFFRVFKKRDPNAPDSFNLRMMHGINKISIVMFLICVIIMIVRALTR; the protein is encoded by the coding sequence ATGAAAAGATACTTTCAGTTAGGCGACGTGTTTGGTTATTTCTTTCGCGTTTTCAAAAAAAGGGATCCGAATGCCCCCGATTCCTTTAACCTGCGCATGATGCATGGGATCAACAAAATTTCCATCGTCATGTTCCTGATTTGCGTTATCATTATGATCGTTAGAGCATTGACAAGATGA
- a CDS encoding MmcQ/YjbR family DNA-binding protein has product MNLESLRDYCLKLPGVTEELPFGPDTLVFKVKGKVFLLTPMDSASHQFNAKCDPEKAEELREKYPDVNPGYHMNKKHWNTVHVTGNIPSETLFEWVKESYDLVVKSLPKKDQASLGSARGDKSGSDSHK; this is encoded by the coding sequence ATGAATTTAGAATCGCTGAGAGATTACTGCCTGAAACTCCCGGGTGTGACAGAAGAATTGCCATTTGGGCCAGATACATTAGTGTTCAAGGTCAAAGGCAAAGTCTTCCTCCTCACGCCCATGGACTCAGCGTCACATCAGTTCAACGCCAAATGTGATCCTGAAAAAGCAGAAGAGCTAAGAGAAAAATATCCGGACGTAAATCCCGGATATCATATGAACAAGAAGCACTGGAATACAGTCCACGTCACCGGTAACATTCCAAGTGAGACGTTATTTGAATGGGTGAAAGAATCTTATGATTTGGTGGTTAAGAGTCTGCCGAAGAAGGACCAGGCGTCCCTCGGCTCCGCTCGGGGTGACAAGTCTGGAAGCGATTCGCACAAATAA
- the gldC gene encoding gliding motility protein GldC yields MKKSEIHFTVELDDKNIPEKIFWNATDNPNEGINDTRAIAIAVWDHYHRGTLKIDLWTKDMEVFEMKRFYIELMSGIADTLLTATNDTVMADAIEGVCETLSKKLDEEMKAAK; encoded by the coding sequence ATGAAAAAATCGGAAATACATTTTACCGTTGAACTCGACGACAAGAACATACCGGAAAAGATTTTTTGGAATGCAACGGACAACCCTAACGAAGGTATCAACGACACCCGTGCGATCGCCATTGCCGTTTGGGACCATTACCACCGCGGCACATTAAAAATCGATCTTTGGACAAAGGACATGGAAGTTTTCGAAATGAAACGCTTCTACATCGAACTCATGAGCGGCATCGCAGACACGCTGCTTACTGCAACAAATGATACCGTCATGGCCGACGCCATTGAGGGCGTGTGCGAGACGTTAAGCAAGAAGTTGGATGAAGAGATGAAGGCTGCGAAGTGA
- a CDS encoding DUF4197 domain-containing protein, whose amino-acid sequence MNHKILAILLFSLISATNSQAQFNLGKVLDKVGGKSDALGENEIVSGLKEALNVGISNGSAEASKVDGFFKNELIKIAVPPEAQKVAETLRKMGLGDQVDKFTLSLNRAAEDAAKKSKPIFVKAITSMTVPDALGILKGQDDAATQYLKKTTNEDLYKTFFPVVDSTLNLNKATDYYKEIVDTYNKLPLVKKVNPDLKGYATQKTIDGLYVLIAQEEKKIREDPKARVTDLLKKVFKQATK is encoded by the coding sequence ATGAATCACAAAATCTTAGCAATATTATTATTTTCACTCATATCAGCCACTAATTCGCAGGCGCAGTTCAACTTAGGAAAAGTGCTGGATAAGGTAGGCGGAAAATCGGATGCGCTTGGTGAAAACGAAATCGTTTCAGGCTTGAAAGAAGCCCTAAATGTTGGGATCAGCAACGGTTCGGCGGAGGCTTCCAAAGTGGATGGTTTTTTCAAAAATGAATTAATTAAAATCGCTGTTCCCCCGGAAGCGCAAAAGGTGGCTGAAACTTTGAGAAAAATGGGATTGGGCGACCAGGTTGACAAATTCACCTTATCACTCAACCGCGCCGCGGAGGATGCTGCGAAAAAATCAAAACCGATCTTCGTAAAAGCAATTACTTCCATGACCGTGCCTGATGCGCTGGGTATTTTAAAAGGACAAGACGATGCAGCGACGCAGTATTTAAAGAAAACAACTAATGAAGATCTTTATAAAACATTCTTCCCGGTTGTAGACTCCACGCTTAACCTGAACAAAGCCACTGATTATTACAAAGAGATTGTAGACACTTACAACAAGCTCCCTCTGGTCAAAAAAGTGAATCCCGATTTGAAAGGTTATGCTACCCAAAAGACCATTGACGGGCTATATGTTTTGATCGCTCAGGAAGAGAAAAAGATCCGCGAAGACCCGAAAGCGCGTGTTACCGATCTTTTGAAAAAGGTGTTTAAACAGGCAACGAAGTAA
- a CDS encoding competence/damage-inducible protein A — translation MLPIIRAEILTIGDEILFGQITDTNTQWIGSQLTDIGIRPVRKTSVGDNKADILDAFAAASQRVDVIIVTGGLGPTRDDITKHTFCEYFGTELEINQEALELITGFFAKRGRAMTELNIQQAALPKNCTYIPNLWGTAPGMWFEKDNVVYVSLPGVPYEMKSLMEFEILPRLKAKFVSNIIQHKSVRTIGIGESFLAEKIAPWEDALPAHIKLAYLPHFGQVKLRLTGTGTDQIQLDAELAEQVGLLMPYIEEWVFGFDSDELETVIGSLLVQNHATVGTAESCTGGFVANQITNVPGASRYFEGSVVSYSNEVKMNVLGVSRQTLEAYGAVSEQTAREMAEGARKVLNTTFAISTTGIAGPDGGTDDKPVGTIWIACATPDETFTQLLTLRNNRKINIELTSSYALNLLRKTILKTSLTIKG, via the coding sequence ATGCTTCCCATTATCCGGGCTGAAATATTAACGATCGGTGATGAAATTCTTTTTGGACAAATTACGGATACGAACACGCAATGGATTGGCTCTCAACTCACTGATATAGGCATTCGTCCGGTGAGGAAGACTTCGGTTGGAGACAATAAAGCGGACATCCTGGATGCATTCGCGGCGGCTAGCCAGCGGGTGGATGTTATTATTGTGACGGGAGGCCTCGGCCCTACCCGCGATGACATTACCAAGCATACATTTTGCGAATATTTTGGGACTGAACTGGAAATCAATCAGGAGGCACTCGAACTGATCACTGGTTTTTTTGCGAAACGCGGTCGCGCCATGACTGAGCTGAACATTCAGCAAGCTGCACTTCCCAAAAATTGTACCTACATTCCCAACCTTTGGGGAACAGCGCCTGGCATGTGGTTTGAAAAAGACAATGTTGTTTACGTTTCGCTGCCCGGCGTGCCTTACGAAATGAAGAGCCTGATGGAATTTGAGATCCTTCCCAGGCTTAAAGCGAAGTTTGTTTCCAACATTATTCAACATAAATCGGTGCGGACGATCGGCATAGGAGAATCATTCCTGGCTGAGAAGATCGCTCCCTGGGAAGATGCACTTCCCGCACATATAAAATTGGCTTACCTGCCTCATTTTGGACAGGTAAAGCTGCGTTTGACCGGCACAGGAACAGATCAGATTCAACTTGATGCCGAGCTGGCCGAACAAGTCGGGCTACTGATGCCGTACATTGAAGAATGGGTTTTTGGTTTTGATAGTGATGAACTGGAAACGGTCATCGGATCGTTACTTGTTCAAAACCACGCCACGGTAGGCACGGCAGAGAGTTGCACCGGCGGTTTTGTAGCCAATCAGATTACAAACGTTCCTGGCGCTTCCCGTTATTTTGAAGGTTCAGTTGTAAGTTATAGTAATGAGGTCAAAATGAATGTGTTAGGTGTGTCACGTCAGACATTGGAAGCATACGGGGCCGTCAGCGAGCAGACTGCGCGGGAAATGGCCGAAGGTGCACGCAAGGTGCTGAACACCACATTTGCGATTTCAACCACGGGCATTGCCGGACCTGATGGCGGCACGGATGACAAACCGGTGGGTACGATCTGGATTGCCTGCGCAACGCCGGATGAAACATTCACCCAGTTGCTAACATTGCGTAACAACCGCAAGATCAATATAGAACTTACTTCTTCCTACGCGTTGAATTTGTTGAGGAAAACCATTTTGAAAACAAGCCTTACGATAAAAGGCTGA
- a CDS encoding dihydrolipoamide acetyltransferase family protein, which translates to MKIVEMVMPPMGESIMECTVLHLLAKAGDKVSVDDSILEVATDKVDTEVPCPFSGVLTEWLVKENDVVPIGSPVAKIEVENDVDEDDQQPVDKPVHAPVSAEPEVEATAAALEKEYEEVLTKKAEPALELANSNPDHNAFYSPLVLSIARREHITETELATIHGTGMENRVTKSDIFSFLDNRKKNIGVPTPLATSLNGSNEIIEMDRMRKMISQRMIESRRISAHVTSFIETDMTPVVQWREHTKAEYRKKTGDSITFTPILIEAVVKAIKDYPMINISVDGDKIIKKKEINIGMAVALPDGNLIVPVIHRADQYDLPGLARKVNDLAKRARENKLKADDLAGGTYTVSNIGAFANLMGTPIIVQPQVAIMAFGAIKKKPAVIETPQGDLLGIRSLMFISHSYDHRVVDGSLGGLFLKRVNDYLENFDTHRSIM; encoded by the coding sequence ATGAAAATAGTTGAAATGGTAATGCCTCCAATGGGCGAAAGTATCATGGAGTGTACCGTCCTTCATTTACTTGCGAAAGCCGGTGACAAGGTTTCGGTGGATGATTCCATTTTGGAGGTTGCCACGGACAAAGTGGATACGGAAGTGCCCTGCCCTTTTTCCGGCGTGCTTACGGAGTGGCTTGTCAAAGAAAATGATGTTGTTCCGATTGGAAGCCCCGTTGCGAAGATTGAAGTTGAAAATGACGTGGATGAGGATGACCAGCAGCCCGTAGATAAACCCGTTCATGCGCCGGTTAGTGCAGAACCGGAAGTGGAAGCAACCGCAGCTGCTCTCGAAAAAGAATATGAGGAAGTGCTTACCAAAAAGGCCGAGCCCGCCTTAGAACTGGCCAATAGTAATCCAGACCACAACGCCTTCTACTCCCCGCTCGTGCTCAGCATTGCGCGCCGAGAGCACATTACTGAAACCGAGCTTGCGACCATTCACGGAACGGGCATGGAAAACAGGGTTACCAAAAGTGATATTTTTTCATTTTTGGATAATCGGAAAAAGAATATCGGAGTGCCAACGCCGCTTGCAACTTCACTGAATGGCTCCAACGAGATCATTGAAATGGACCGGATGCGGAAGATGATTTCGCAGCGCATGATCGAGTCCAGGAGAATTTCGGCGCACGTCACTTCATTTATTGAAACGGATATGACGCCGGTGGTGCAGTGGCGCGAACATACGAAAGCAGAATACAGAAAGAAGACCGGCGATAGCATTACATTCACGCCGATTTTGATCGAAGCTGTGGTGAAGGCGATTAAGGATTATCCTATGATCAACATTTCGGTTGACGGCGATAAGATCATTAAGAAAAAGGAAATTAACATTGGTATGGCCGTGGCTTTACCGGATGGAAACCTGATCGTTCCGGTTATCCATCGCGCTGACCAGTATGATTTACCCGGTTTAGCAAGGAAAGTAAATGATCTTGCCAAAAGAGCGCGGGAAAATAAGTTGAAGGCCGATGACCTGGCAGGCGGAACTTACACCGTTTCCAACATTGGTGCATTTGCCAACCTCATGGGAACGCCTATCATTGTACAGCCGCAGGTTGCCATCATGGCTTTTGGAGCTATTAAGAAAAAACCGGCTGTAATTGAAACGCCGCAAGGTGACTTGCTCGGCATCCGCAGCCTGATGTTCATATCCCATTCTTACGATCACCGCGTTGTGGACGGCTCACTAGGCGGGCTTTTTCTGAAACGTGTGAACGATTACCTTGAAAATTTCGATACGCACAGATCCATAATGTAA
- a CDS encoding 5' nucleotidase, NT5C type has translation MLRLTLDMDDVLADTHKKLVSIVHNDFSTLYTEEQLSKSAFRDILHPKQLTKLHRIIDTPGFFADIEVMNGAVETVYKLSKFYEIFVATACMEFPTSFNDKFAWLKKHFPFIPWTNVVFCGYKSIIQSDYLVDDHVRNLNAFKGAGILFTAPHNVKETSYKRVSNWKDVSELFLPIA, from the coding sequence ATGCTCAGACTCACTTTGGACATGGATGACGTGCTGGCGGATACGCACAAGAAACTCGTCAGCATCGTTCATAATGATTTTTCGACCTTATATACTGAAGAACAATTGAGCAAAAGTGCTTTCAGGGACATATTGCATCCCAAGCAGCTGACTAAACTGCACAGGATCATAGACACACCGGGCTTTTTTGCAGACATTGAGGTGATGAACGGCGCAGTGGAAACGGTTTACAAGCTGTCTAAATTCTACGAAATATTTGTTGCGACCGCATGCATGGAATTTCCTACATCATTCAACGACAAATTTGCCTGGCTCAAAAAGCACTTTCCGTTCATACCCTGGACAAATGTGGTGTTCTGCGGTTATAAAAGCATTATTCAGTCCGATTACCTGGTCGATGATCATGTGCGGAACCTGAATGCATTCAAAGGGGCGGGCATCCTTTTTACAGCGCCGCATAATGTTAAAGAAACCTCATATAAGCGTGTTTCCAATTGGAAGGATGTTTCTGAATTATTCTTACCCATCGCATGA
- a CDS encoding response regulator — protein MKLLLIEDEPKTLQSIKQGLEENGYEVDIAYDGLIGRQLAKNNTYQLIISDIIIPGINGIELCREIRNWGDETPILMLTALGTTDDKVTGLDAGADDYLVKPFEFKELLARVRALTKRGTTVSHTAQVLKFADLEVSLDAKTVHRSGNKINLTAREFNLLVYLIRNQGRVISKVEIAEQVWDIGFDTGTNVIEVYVNYLRKKIDKDYPVKLIHTQFGMGYVLKVE, from the coding sequence ATGAAACTACTATTAATTGAAGACGAGCCCAAAACTTTGCAGTCCATTAAACAAGGACTGGAAGAAAACGGATACGAGGTCGACATTGCATACGACGGCCTGATTGGCAGGCAGTTGGCAAAAAATAACACTTATCAATTGATCATCAGCGACATTATCATTCCGGGAATAAACGGCATTGAGCTTTGTCGCGAAATACGGAACTGGGGAGACGAAACGCCGATTTTAATGTTGACGGCACTGGGGACCACGGACGATAAAGTAACCGGTCTGGATGCAGGCGCGGATGATTATCTGGTCAAACCATTTGAGTTTAAAGAGCTCCTGGCGCGTGTGAGAGCACTTACTAAGCGTGGGACGACGGTTTCACACACTGCGCAGGTCCTGAAATTTGCTGATCTGGAAGTTTCGCTGGATGCTAAAACGGTCCACCGTTCAGGCAATAAAATCAACCTTACTGCAAGAGAATTCAATTTACTTGTTTACTTGATCCGGAACCAGGGCCGGGTTATTTCCAAAGTGGAGATTGCAGAGCAAGTTTGGGATATTGGTTTCGATACGGGCACCAATGTCATTGAAGTTTATGTAAATTATCTCCGTAAAAAAATTGATAAGGATTATCCCGTCAAATTGATCCATACCCAGTTTGGCATGGGTTATGTGCTTAAAGTAGAGTAA